The window GGTCGTTCGTCACGATACTCGAGGAGAGCCCGTAGTCGACGTCGTTGGCCGTCTCGAGTGCCTCCTCGAAGTCGTCGACTTCGATCACGGCGAGGACTGGCCCGAAGACTTCCTCCTGGGCGATGCGGAATTCGTTGTCGACGTCGGTGAAGACGGTCGGTTCGACGAAGTGACCCTCGTCGAACTCGTCAGGCTGGCCGCCGCCGGTTGCGAGCGTTGCGCCTTCGTTTTCAGCCACTTCGATGTAGTCGAGGGTGCCCTCAAGTTCGCTTTCGTTGACTTGTGGACCCATATCGGACTCCTTGCCGGGACCGATCTTAATGGACTCGGCTTCTGCGACGATAGCGTCAACGAACTCGTCATAGACGTCCGTGTGGACGATTGCACGCGAGGTCGCGGTACAGGACTGGCCGGTGGTCCCGAATGCACCAGCGGCGATGATTGCTGCGGCTTCCTCGACATCGGCAGTGTCGCTGACGACCGTCGGGTTCTTGCCGCCGAGTTCGGTCTGGACGCGTTTGCCGTCGTCGGTCGCTTTGTCGTAGATCATGTGCCCGACCTGACCGGAGCCGGTAAAGGAGACGGCATCAACGTCCTCGTGGACAACGAGTTCGTTCCCAACGGTGCTGCCGGGGCCAACGACGACGTTTGCGACGCCATCTGGAAGGCCGGCCTCGTCGAGCGCCTTGAAGATCTCGAGGGCGACGCCGGGTGCGACCTTTGCGGGCTTGAGGACAAGCGTGTTGCCCGTCGCGAGCGCGGGCGCAATCTTCCATGCAGGGATCGCGATTGGGTAGTTCCATGGCGTGATCAGGGCGGCGACGCCGACTGGCTCGTTCTTCGTGTAGAGATTCGTTCGCGGGCTGCTTGCGCTTTTGACCGAGCCACCAAGGTCGCGAGTCTTCTCGGCATAGTAGTAGAAAATGTCGATCGCACGCTGGACTTCACCGCCGGCTTCAGCCTGTGTTTTGCCCTCCTCGGCGATCAACAGGTCGGTGATCTCAGCTTTCCGATCCGCGAGAATCGAGGCGGCCTCGCGCAAGATTGCACCGCGCTGTGGGGCTGGGGTGTTTGCCCACTCGTCTTCGGCGGCAGCAGCGGCCTCGACGGCGGCGGCAGCGTCCTCGACGGTTGCTTCCTGATACGTCGCAACCGTTTCGGACGGTACCGCTGGGTTCGCCGTTTCAAAGGTCGTTCCCGTTTGGATCCACTCCCCGTCAACGTAGTTCTGATAGTCCGCAGTCATGGCTACACAATTGCTCTGCGGGTATACGGGTCTTGCGATCAGGGTGAATATCGCTCCAGCGTTCTATTGTCATCATGTTACGGGTATGCCACCTTCCAATCTATTACTCATATCTGAATAGCGAATTATGAGGTCATAATCCGGCCGTCATTTCCAGAATGCGCGGGTAAAATGGATGTGTCAGGTAGCCTCTGGCTGTTGTCTCCCTCTTTCTACCAAAACAGCCGCTCCCAAACCCAATCATTTATAACCTATTATCTCATTTCTTCACGAGAATGTCTGTTAGTGACACCCAAGTAT is drawn from Natronolimnobius sp. AArcel1 and contains these coding sequences:
- a CDS encoding aldehyde dehydrogenase family protein; translated protein: MTADYQNYVDGEWIQTGTTFETANPAVPSETVATYQEATVEDAAAAVEAAAAAEDEWANTPAPQRGAILREAASILADRKAEITDLLIAEEGKTQAEAGGEVQRAIDIFYYYAEKTRDLGGSVKSASSPRTNLYTKNEPVGVAALITPWNYPIAIPAWKIAPALATGNTLVLKPAKVAPGVALEIFKALDEAGLPDGVANVVVGPGSTVGNELVVHEDVDAVSFTGSGQVGHMIYDKATDDGKRVQTELGGKNPTVVSDTADVEEAAAIIAAGAFGTTGQSCTATSRAIVHTDVYDEFVDAIVAEAESIKIGPGKESDMGPQVNESELEGTLDYIEVAENEGATLATGGGQPDEFDEGHFVEPTVFTDVDNEFRIAQEEVFGPVLAVIEVDDFEEALETANDVDYGLSSSIVTNDHTEAERFVDEIEAGVAKINDKTTGLELHVPFGGFKQSSSETWREQGDAGIDFYTIEKTVYDGF